The Pan paniscus chromosome 3, NHGRI_mPanPan1-v2.0_pri, whole genome shotgun sequence genome includes a window with the following:
- the LOC100981608 gene encoding putative synaptotagmin-14-like protein, with protein sequence MLEGFQILVRNTVQGTIHKIKFVCDSQMSVSEMSCSESTSACQSLEDGSVPEILISLLYNATNGRLSAEVIKGSHLKNWAANRPPNTYVKLTLLKSTDQEMSECKISIRRGQPNPVYKETFVFQVTLFQLSHVTLMLSVYNKSSMRRKMIGWIYLGLNSSGEELNHWTEMKESKGRQVRRWQALLES encoded by the coding sequence ATGTTGGAGGGCTTCCAGATCTTGGTTCGGAATACAGTACAAGGAACAATTCACAAGATAAAATTTGTCTGTGACTCCCAAATGAGCGTGTCAGAAATGTCGTGTAGTGAAAGTACATCTGCATGTCAGTCTCTTGAAGACGGCTCAGTTCCAGAAATTCTCATTAGCCTGCTTTATAATGCCACAAATGGAAGACTATCAGCAGAAGTGATAAAAGGCAGCCACTTAAAAAATTGGGCAGCAAACAGACCACCCAATACATATGTTAAGTTAACTCTACTGAAATCCACGGATCAAGAGATGTCCGAATGCAAGATATCCATCCGCAGAGGGCAGCCAAATCCAGTATACAAGGAAACTTTTGTTTTTCAAGTGACCCTATTTCAGCTTTCTCATGTGACACTCATGCTGTCTGTGTATAACAAAAGCAGCATGAGAAGAAAGATGATAGGCTGGATTTATTTAGGTCTCAACAGCTCTGGAGAAGAACTCAATCACTGGACTGAAATGAAAGAGTCAAAAGGACGGCAAGTACGTAGATGGCAGGCGTTGCTAGAGTCATGA